Proteins from a single region of Streptomyces spectabilis:
- a CDS encoding DMT family transporter, whose amino-acid sequence MAWVLLIVAGLLEVGWSIGMKFTEGFTRLWPSVFTGAGIVASMILLSYAAKTLPIGTAYGVWVGIGAAGAAVVGMVALGEPTTAARIFFVCLLLVAVVGLKATSGH is encoded by the coding sequence ATGGCCTGGGTCCTGCTCATCGTCGCCGGTCTGCTCGAAGTCGGCTGGTCGATCGGCATGAAGTTCACCGAGGGGTTCACCCGTCTGTGGCCGAGTGTGTTCACCGGCGCGGGCATCGTCGCGAGCATGATCCTGCTGTCGTACGCGGCCAAGACGCTCCCCATCGGCACGGCCTACGGCGTGTGGGTCGGCATCGGCGCCGCGGGCGCCGCGGTGGTCGGCATGGTCGCCCTCGGCGAACCGACCACCGCGGCCCGGATCTTCTTCGTGTGTCTGCTGCTGGTCGCGGTGGTGGGCCTGAAGGCGACCAGCGGTCACTAA